The genomic stretch GTCAATTTGGACGATGTGGGCCTGATTGACTTCCTGCTCGCGCAAACGGGCAGCATAGCTCTCAAGCAATAATTGCTTGAGCAGGGCAGGATCGTCTGGGAGATTGTCGGGCACGGAAATCATGCCGCGGATTATACCGGGTCAGGCGACGTAGCGCGGAGTCAAAACCTGATGAGGACGGTTGCGCCAAAGGTCGAAACCGTCGAGCAGCCAATTGAGTTCTTGGACGGTCAGGACAATCGCTTCGTCGCTGGGCTCAGGCGACATTTTGAAGCGCTCGGCTTCCAGGCGCTTGAGCCAGAGGCAGAAGCCGTTGCGCTCCCAGTACAACACTTTGATCCGATTACGCGCCTTGTTGAGGAAGACGAAGAGCACGGGGTCGAACACGGCGACTTTGATATCCAGTTCTACCAAGGCAGTAAGGCCGTCGATGGACTTTCGAAAGTCCACAGGCTTGGGGTAGAGGTAGACTTTTTCGACTTTGCTGTCGGGGCGCATCATGCAGGGCTGGCTCCAGAAGGAAATCGGGAGCACAGCATCGGGCATCAGGTAAGCGCTTTGAATGTGGGGTTCATGGAGCACTTACGTTTTTTCGACAGGAGGTTCCTCCCTCAAGTCTGGATCGATACAGAGGCATCTTGCCGAACAAATTGTTAGCGTATTGGAGTGAGCACGGTTGGTGCGGGTATGGTGACGGGATATTTTGGACTGTCAATCCCCAGGAATATGAAGGGGTAACTGCCTCGCTTATCGAAGGCACAATATTGGAGAAGCGAGATAGATACCACCTTATCGCTCGCGGCGCATTTGGTGACCTGTATCTCTTTGGAGAGCAAACGGGTTTCTCAGTAAAGATTTTGGCTCATATTTCACGATACAGGGG from Pseudomonas putida encodes the following:
- the tnpB gene encoding IS66 family insertion sequence element accessory protein TnpB; translated protein: MRPDSKVEKVYLYPKPVDFRKSIDGLTALVELDIKVAVFDPVLFVFLNKARNRIKVLYWERNGFCLWLKRLEAERFKMSPEPSDEAIVLTVQELNWLLDGFDLWRNRPHQVLTPRYVA